In Marinobacter sp. LQ44, the following are encoded in one genomic region:
- a CDS encoding sensor histidine kinase, producing MLQRFSVVVILVVIMLLSWLLGGWYGYRQLEQEALQEAFRYRQLVANELNRYLPVPALIAEHPLLADALKQPNDAVTLHRANEQMQRMATIVGGSDIYLMDLSGLTIAANNFGQPDTFVGNNYAFRPYFSEAVQTGDSVAYFALGIRSLERGLYFTHPVRDQRGKMLGVVAIKILVHELESQWHRPESTQQAQMVVLDGDGISFLSSRSQWLYRDFRPGDKAEKTARVRQRYPERDLEPVDFSVTGKPWGLADYSTRIQLRDSNSAGTYLTVEVDLPRLDWSLMVLTETRSLLWTRAGFLVSGLALFLAGFLTWLYLRERYRRERELALRGEQLERRVAQRTADLKRSNDQLLEEIQERERAQTELRETQQELIQAAKLAVLGQMSAGLNHEINQPLTAIQGYARNSRKFLERGATDMVDANLGEIVALCDKMAELIRQFKVFARKSEGPPSVVDLRLAVDGALKIIRAQHSSSGIAIDWHRPEQPVMCHGDLIRIEQVMVNLVANAVQAVEGPDEPLIEIMIDEKEGNWRCRVRDNGHGLPGNTEKVFEPFFTTRSVKQGLGLGLSISRQIVEALGGNLVGHNRDDGPGAEFVLKLKQRRAEE from the coding sequence ATGCTCCAGCGCTTCAGCGTCGTTGTGATTCTGGTTGTCATCATGCTGCTGTCCTGGCTTCTGGGCGGTTGGTACGGTTATCGCCAGCTGGAGCAGGAGGCCCTGCAAGAGGCTTTCCGGTACCGACAACTGGTTGCGAACGAGCTGAACCGGTATCTGCCGGTTCCTGCTCTTATCGCCGAACACCCCCTGTTAGCCGATGCACTCAAGCAACCGAATGATGCTGTGACCCTGCATCGGGCAAACGAGCAGATGCAAAGAATGGCGACCATTGTCGGCGGCTCAGATATCTACCTGATGGATTTGTCTGGTTTGACGATTGCGGCCAACAATTTCGGCCAGCCGGACACCTTCGTCGGCAATAATTACGCGTTTCGCCCCTACTTTTCTGAAGCCGTGCAAACCGGAGATTCAGTGGCCTATTTCGCACTGGGTATACGGTCCCTGGAGCGTGGTCTGTACTTCACTCATCCGGTGCGCGATCAGCGGGGCAAAATGCTCGGGGTCGTAGCCATCAAGATATTGGTCCATGAGCTGGAGTCGCAGTGGCACCGGCCAGAATCGACCCAGCAGGCGCAAATGGTGGTGCTGGATGGCGACGGCATCAGTTTTCTGTCCAGTCGCAGCCAGTGGTTGTATCGGGACTTTCGGCCAGGTGACAAGGCCGAAAAAACCGCCCGCGTGCGGCAGCGATACCCCGAGCGGGATTTAGAGCCTGTTGACTTCTCTGTCACTGGCAAGCCGTGGGGGCTGGCGGATTATTCCACACGGATTCAGTTACGGGACAGCAACAGTGCTGGCACGTACCTGACCGTCGAGGTGGACCTGCCCAGGCTGGACTGGAGCCTGATGGTACTGACCGAGACACGATCATTGCTCTGGACCCGCGCCGGTTTCCTGGTCAGCGGGCTGGCCTTGTTCCTGGCCGGGTTCCTTACCTGGTTGTATCTCCGCGAACGATACCGGCGGGAACGTGAACTGGCCTTGAGGGGAGAGCAGTTGGAGCGTCGCGTTGCTCAGCGGACAGCCGATCTTAAACGTTCCAATGATCAACTGCTGGAAGAGATACAGGAGCGGGAGAGAGCCCAGACGGAGTTGCGTGAAACCCAGCAAGAGCTCATCCAGGCGGCCAAGCTAGCGGTGCTCGGACAAATGTCGGCGGGTCTGAACCACGAGATCAATCAGCCCCTGACCGCTATCCAGGGTTATGCCCGCAACAGTCGGAAGTTTCTGGAGCGGGGCGCCACCGATATGGTGGATGCCAACCTGGGGGAAATTGTTGCCCTGTGCGACAAGATGGCGGAGCTCATCCGACAGTTTAAGGTGTTCGCGAGAAAATCCGAGGGCCCCCCGTCGGTGGTTGATCTCAGATTGGCGGTGGATGGAGCCCTCAAGATTATTCGTGCCCAGCACAGCAGTAGCGGCATTGCCATCGATTGGCATCGCCCGGAGCAGCCGGTCATGTGCCACGGCGATCTGATCCGGATCGAGCAGGTGATGGTCAATCTGGTGGCGAACGCGGTTCAGGCGGTTGAAGGCCCTGACGAGCCGTTGATCGAGATCATGATTGATGAGAAAGAGGGGAACTGGCGTTGCCGGGTTCGAGACAATGGGCATGGCCTTCCCGGTAACACAGAGAAGGTGTTCGAACCGTTTTTTACCACCCGCTCCGTCAAACAGGGGTTGGGCCTGGGGCTTTCCATTTCCCGTCAGATCGTTGAAGCTCTGGGCGGAAACCTGGTCGGCCACAATCGTGACGATGGTCCGGGGGCCGAGTTCGTTCTCAAATTGAAACAGCGTAGGGCAGAGGAATGA